Proteins from one Ipomoea triloba cultivar NCNSP0323 chromosome 1, ASM357664v1 genomic window:
- the LOC116023165 gene encoding transcription factor bHLH143-like: MEKDFGSWFNHQCFGLQSAPLSSSGAQRNIGKGDSFSVYMNSQFNEVLTNGDFPLFTFSALPQSKAGQPDEPRNWFNCSPCFPRDVSTSPSPVPIEKLPSGSVENVGGIENCNTGTGCSLKKFLVFDKSDDQTTLIYSSANCTPVQCPESWSPKPHGAYNLIREHPGINRNEASPLGNLIDDDYVEESHRDVESEWHEDTDELDALIYCDNDYDYLEDEVTSTGRSPSTMTVHDGHECFEERGEEVESSAGPTKRHKLLDGGHDVLSFMHTATTAKPHLCSEVEDDAGSSCGNDSNEVSGLSGSKRSREEKIRKTISILQMIIPGVKGKDPMLIIDETIRCLRSLKAEAQSLGL; encoded by the coding sequence ATGGAAAAGGACTTTGGATCTTGGTTCAATCACCAGTGTTTCGGTTTGCAATCAGCCCCGTTGAGTTCTTCAGGTGCACAACGCAATATAGGGAAGGGGGATAGCTTTTCTGTTTATATGAATTCTCAGTTTAATGAAGTTTTGACAAATGGGGATTTTCCCTTGTTCACATTCTCTGCCCTGCCTCAATCCAAGGCAGGCCAACCCGACGAGCCTCGTAACTGGTTCAACTGTTCGCCTTGCTTCCCTCGGGATGTCAGTACTTCACCGAGCCCTGTACCCATAGAGAAGCTTCCGTCTGGGTCAGTTGAAAATGTTGGTGGTATTGAAAATTGCAACACGGGCACTGGATGTTCCCTCAAGAAGTTTCTTGTTTTTGATAAGTCTGATGATCAGACAACCTTAATTTACAGTTCTGCCAACTGTACTCCTGTGCAGTGCCCAGAATCGTGGTCCCCAAAGCCTCATGGAGCTTATAATTTGATTAGGGAGCATCCCGGGATTAACAGAAACGAAGCATCTCCCTTGGGTAATTTGATTGATGATGATTACGTTGAAGAAAGCCACCGAGATGTGGAAAGTGAATGGCATGAAGATACCGATGAACTGGATGCTTTGATCTACTGTGACAATGATTACGACTATTTGGAGGATGAAGTAACCAGCACCGGTCGTTCCCCCAGTACCATGACTGTTCACGATGGGCACGAGTGTTTCGAGGAAAGGGGTGAAGAAGTTGAAAGCTCCGCTGGGCCAACCAAAAGGCATAAACTGTTAGATGGTGGCCACGATGTTCTGTCATTCATGCACACCGCAACGACTGCTAAACCACATCTGTGCTCCGAGGTAGAAGATGATGCAGGATCTAGTTGTGGTAATGACAGTAATGAAGTTTCGGGACTATCCGGGAGTAAGAGATCAAGGGAAGAGAAAATACGCAAGACTATAAGCATTCTGCAAATGATCATTCCTGGCGTAAAGGGGAAAGATCCAATGCTCATCATAGATGAAACCATTCGATGCTTGAGATCCCTGAAAGCTGAAGCCCAGTCATTGGGGCTTTGA